One genomic window of Salmo salar chromosome ssa12, Ssal_v3.1, whole genome shotgun sequence includes the following:
- the LOC106564870 gene encoding uncharacterized protein produces the protein MTVIILLLLVLAFTFSEAEDNELFSVISTPPEKGQSVLPDPGQNQSTRLGAKDPSLTINEPLEKSSKAGDPKYALHPLPSGVWPKHSDPRPGPHNKSKKGPKNDRLIEHNSEKNRGEASLALPKTPLTAATNRTQKVNVDPYRDPHTNFNNPPQIDPDSHPNSRPRGHPHIHPATSPRRDPPTRKLDPEENRPGGKSSLYQSGGANRNNSRSSVLLNRRSSSLLYHFDILKRESDFTHEAVCMSECRKEKEEREHYCYSEFAVNGIVHDIDMVRKGIRLITLMVSSDGFYKMSRLYVTPDSFFLKVRLLVLDTYKCSKPCPDIKLGSRYIVMGQIYHRRRHLPNDLLALLGGKLKPGDGLLRSNNYVKRFNKRRHQKALEATRSKCR, from the exons ATGACAGTGATTATTCTACTCCTGCTGGTACTTGCGTTTACCTTTTCTGAAGCGGAGGACAATG AGCTGTTCTCCGTGATCAGCACCCCCCCTGAGAAGGGCCAGAGTGTTTTACCCGACCCTGGCCAGAACCAGAGCACAAGGCTAGGGGCCAAAGACCCCTCTCTCACCATCAACGAGCCCCTGGAAAAGAGCAGCAAAGCCGGGGACCCTAAGTACGCCCTCCACCCCCTTCCCTCTGGGGTCTGGCCCAAGCACAGTGACCCTCGCCCTGGCCCCCACAACAAGAGCAAGAAGGGCCCTAAAAATGACCGCCTGATCGAGCACAACAGCGAGAAGAACCGCGGCGAAGCGAGTCTAGCACTTCCCAAAACGCCACTGACCGCTGCTACCAACCGCACACAAAAAGTAAACGTGGACCCTTACCGAGACCCCCACACTAACTTCAACAACCCCCCGCAGATTGACCCGGACAGTCACCCAAACTCCAGACCCAGGGGCCACCCCCACATTCACCCAGCCACCTCCCCTCGCAGGGACCCCCCAACCAGAAAGCTGGACCCGGAGGAGAACCGCCCTGGAGGGAAGTCCAGTCTGTACCAGTCCGGCGGCGCCAACCGGAATAACAGCCGCTCATCTGTGCTCCTCAACCGTcgctcctccagcctgctctacCACTTCGACATCCTGAAACGAG AGTCTGACTTCACTCATGAGGCTGTCTGCATGAGTGAGTgcaggaaggagaaggaggagagagagcattACTGCTACAGTGAatttg CCGTCAATGGGATCGTTcatgacatagacatggtgcgtAAGGGCATTAGACTCATCACACTGATGGTGAGCAGCGATGGCTTCTACAAGATGAGCCGTCTCTACGTCACTCCAGACAGCTTCTTTCTCAAAGTGCGTCTCCTAGTCCTGGACACCTACAAATGTAGCAAGCCTTGTCCTGACATCAAACTAG GTAGCCGGTACATTGTAATGGGCCAGATCTACCACCGGAGGCGCCACCTCCCCAATGACCTTCTGGCCCTGCTGGGGGGCAAACTGAAGCCAGGGGACGGCCTCCTGCGCAGCAACAACTACGTCAAGCGCTTCAACAAGAGGAGACACCAGAAAGCCCTGGAGGCTACCCGCTCCAAGTGTAGGTGA